Below is a genomic region from Corallococcus silvisoli.
CGATGGAACGCCAGCTTCGCGCGCTGACCCAGAAGACGCAGTCGCTGGCGGAGGGCGTGCAGGTGACGCCCCCCGCGAGCCTGGAGCGCACCGACGACCTGGCCCAGTTGGAAGACGCCATCGACACGCTGGACGACCGGCTGTCCACGCGCGCCGCGGCGCTCAACCAGGAGGCCCGCATCCTCACCGCCGTGCTGGACGGCATGGCGGAGGGCCTCTGGGTGACGGACGCGGAGGGCACCGTGGTGCGCCACAACGACGCGCTCGCGGAGATGCTGCTGCCCGCGCACGAAGCCATCGTGGGGCAGCGGCCGCTCGCGCTCATCCGCAACGAAGCCCTCAACGACGCGGTGGCCCGCGCGTGCCAGGAGGGCACGTCCACGCGGCTGGAGCTGACGCTCGAGGGCCTGTACTCCCGCACGCTGGCTGTACGCGTGACGCCCGTGGGCCGCGACCTGCCCGGCAGCGCCGCCGTCTTCCATGACGTCACCGAGCTGCGCAGGCTGGAGAAGGTGCGCAAGGACTTCGTGGCCAACGTGTCGCACGAGCTGCGCACGCCCATCACCGCCATCCGCGGCTACGCGGAGACGCTCCAGGGTGGCGCGCTCCAGGACACCCAGGTGGCCCCGAAGATGGTGGAGATCATCCACCGCCAGTCCGAGCGCCTCTCCGAGCTGGTGGAGGACCTGCTGGAGCTCTCGCGCCTGGAGGCGCGCGAGATGATCTTCCAGCGCACGGAGGTCCCCCTGGCCCTGGCCGTCTCCCGCGCCGCCGAAGGGGTGCGCCCCAAGGCCGAGGGCAAGAACCAGCAGCTGGGCCTCCACGTGCCGCCGGAGCTGGTGGCGATGGGGGATGGGCGGGCCATCGAGCAGGTGCTCCTCAACCTGCTCGACAACGCGGTGAAGTACACGCCCGCGGGCGGCCGGGTGGACGTGGACGGAGCGTATGAGGGAGGCCGCTGCGTCGTGCGCGTGCGCGACACAGGCGTGGGAATCGAGTCCAAACATCTTTCCCGGATTTTCGAGCGATTCTACCGGGTGGACAAGGGTCGCAGCCGGGACATGGGGGGGACGGGACTGGGCCTTTCCATCGTGAAGCATCTGATGGGCGCGATGGACGGCGAGGTGAAGGTGGAGAGCCAGCCGAACGCGGGCAGTACCTTCGTCATTTTTCTACCCTCGGCGGCTGGCTCGACGGCGGCGACGGGCTAGGATGGGGGCGGCCATGCGGGTCGCCATCCTCGCGGACATTCACGGGAACCTTCCGGCCTGCGAGGCCGTGCTGGACGACATCACCAAGTCGGTGGCGCCGGATTACATCGTCGCGGCCGGAGACCTGGCGCTGCGCGGCGCGCACCCGCGCGAGACGGTGGAGCTGCTCTTCAGCCGCTGCCACGCGCTCATCATGGGCAACACGGACGCGTACCTGGCCGGCAACTACCTGGGCGGCGCGTACCGCGAGCGGGACCACTGGAAGACGGAGCTCTTGCGCTGGACGCGCGACCAGCTGGGTGACGCGCTGTTGCAGCAGCTGGGACAGATGCCCTTCTCGCTGCGCTACACGCCGCGCAAGGGGCAGGACCTGTTCATCTGCCACGCGAACCCGCGCAACCTGGAAGAGTCCCTGGACCCCACGCTGGACGACCACGCGGTGCGCCGCTTCTTCACGCACCTGGACGCGGCGGCGTGCGCCTTCGGGCACCTGCACTTCCCCTACCGGCGGCGCGTGGGCCGGATGCTCATCGCGGACGTGGCCAGCGCCGGCATCCCGCGCGACGGGGACCTGCGCCCCGCCTACGGCGTCTTCACCTTCACCCCCAAGGGCTGGCGCGTGCAGATCCGCCGCGTGCGCTACCCGGTGCGCAAGGCCACGCAGGCCCTCACAGCGCGCCGCGTGCCTGGAGGGCCGCTGCTCATCCACAAGCTCGTGGAGGCGCGCTACCGGCACCACAACGCGTTGATGGAGGCCGCCCGGCGGCACTCGGGGCTGCCACCGCCGGGGCCCGTGCTGCGTCCTCCGCCCGGGGCCGCGGGCTCGCGGCCCACGCTCGCCGCGCCGTTCGAGAATGGGCCTCCCCCGGAGGTCGATCCGTCCACGCTGCCCACGGACATGGACGGCACGGTGACGGGCGCCGCTCCGCTGCCGCTCGACGCGCTCAACGACCTGGACGGGTGAGGCGAACGCCCACCGGGTGCGCGCGCGTGGGGCCGGCCCGTCCGGGAATGGACAGGCGTGCCGCCCCTTCTGACGGACAGCGGGCTTTTTCGCGCGCGAATTCCGCCTGGCCTCCCATCCGCACAGGTGCACGCGGGCCGCGCGGGCCTTAGCAAGACCTCAGGCGACGACAACACGCGGGAGGGGCCATGGTCGGGTGGACGGTCGGACTGTCGGTGGTGGCGCTGTCCCTGGCCGCCTCCGGAGCAGCGGCGCCCCCCGCCGCGCCGGCGCCGGCGCGAGCGCCCGGGGTGAGCGCGCCGCCCGCCGCCGCGCCCTACTGCGAGGGCGAGTACGCCGACAGCTACAGCGCGCTGTCCCCCCGGGCCCGCGCCTTCGAGCAGGCGGAGCAGAAGAAGTACACGTACTGCGTGCGCAGCACCGCCGTGTACGAGTGCCTGTCCTACGGCGCGGAGGGCAACGTGCGCCGCACGCGCACGGCGGTGTCCTCGCACGGCACCGCGTTCGCCTACCGGCAACAGGCCGGGGAGACGCTGCTGCTCACCAACGAGCACGTCGTGGAGTGGCCCGACGTCACCAGCGACGCGCACCCGGTGGACGGCGTGGCGTCCGGCTGCAAGCGCGTGAAGGACGGCCTCAGCATCGTGGAGAACGAGGCGGACGCGTACGACCGCGACGACATCCCGCTGTCCAAGGCGGTGGTGGATCCGCAGCTGGACCTGGCCGTGGTCAAGTCCCGCGCGCCGCTCACGGTGATGCCCTGGAAGGTGGGCCGGAGCGCCGCCGTGCGCGAGCGCGACGTGGTGGACGTGCGCGGCTTTCCGCTAGGGGTCTTCAACGCCACCAACATGGGCAAGGTCATCTCCGCCTATGACCACGACGAGTACAAGGACTGGTACCACGACGACTTCGTCATCGACGCGCTCCTGTCGCAGGGCAACTCGGGGTCGCCGGTGCTGGCCATCTCCTGCAAGACGGGGGAGTTCGAGCTGGTGGGCGTCTTCCACGCGGGCTACTCGCGAGGCAGCGCGCTCAACGTGGTGGTGGGCATCGACCAGGCGCGCGACCTGATGAACAACCTGCGCCGCACACCGAAGCGCGTCCAGGAGGGCACGACGCCCTTGGACGCGCTGGCCCGCGCGCGCATGGCGAAGCGCGCGGAGGTGTCCGCCACGCCCTTCTTCCCCTTCGGCTCGCGCACCGCCGCGGTGTTCCCTCGCGCGGATGGCACGCTGCTCTTCGCGCTGTACGGCCAGGACTTCCCGCGACGGGTGCACCCGCTCATCGTGATGGAGGACCTGCCCATGGCCTCGGCGGACGAGGGCTTCGGGCGCGTGGGCCGGGTCTGGTTCGGGGGCGAGCGCGGCCTCCTGGAGCGCCCGCGCGGTGAACAGGACGCGGAGCTGCAACAGCAGCTGGCCCG
It encodes:
- a CDS encoding S1C family serine protease; the encoded protein is MVGWTVGLSVVALSLAASGAAAPPAAPAPARAPGVSAPPAAAPYCEGEYADSYSALSPRARAFEQAEQKKYTYCVRSTAVYECLSYGAEGNVRRTRTAVSSHGTAFAYRQQAGETLLLTNEHVVEWPDVTSDAHPVDGVASGCKRVKDGLSIVENEADAYDRDDIPLSKAVVDPQLDLAVVKSRAPLTVMPWKVGRSAAVRERDVVDVRGFPLGVFNATNMGKVISAYDHDEYKDWYHDDFVIDALLSQGNSGSPVLAISCKTGEFELVGVFHAGYSRGSALNVVVGIDQARDLMNNLRRTPKRVQEGTTPLDALARARMAKRAEVSATPFFPFGSRTAAVFPRADGTLLFALYGQDFPRRVHPLIVMEDLPMASADEGFGRVGRVWFGGERGLLERPRGEQDAELQQQLARLLDALRRDATLAFSYQDSLPSSDESRQTFDTSARLAKTLERTIVAHRDLSDSAAELADRFAPDLTEPATRTESVLKNPPPPGIHLGLSGEPEGGGAAADGDSGARRPARTAGGKAGKGPSGK
- a CDS encoding metallophosphoesterase family protein; protein product: MRVAILADIHGNLPACEAVLDDITKSVAPDYIVAAGDLALRGAHPRETVELLFSRCHALIMGNTDAYLAGNYLGGAYRERDHWKTELLRWTRDQLGDALLQQLGQMPFSLRYTPRKGQDLFICHANPRNLEESLDPTLDDHAVRRFFTHLDAAACAFGHLHFPYRRRVGRMLIADVASAGIPRDGDLRPAYGVFTFTPKGWRVQIRRVRYPVRKATQALTARRVPGGPLLIHKLVEARYRHHNALMEAARRHSGLPPPGPVLRPPPGAAGSRPTLAAPFENGPPPEVDPSTLPTDMDGTVTGAAPLPLDALNDLDG
- a CDS encoding sensor histidine kinase produces the protein MPLRFTLLSLLVPPLLVATLLVLFGHPAGALAAGLVTLAGSALALGTSRVAMERQLRALTQKTQSLAEGVQVTPPASLERTDDLAQLEDAIDTLDDRLSTRAAALNQEARILTAVLDGMAEGLWVTDAEGTVVRHNDALAEMLLPAHEAIVGQRPLALIRNEALNDAVARACQEGTSTRLELTLEGLYSRTLAVRVTPVGRDLPGSAAVFHDVTELRRLEKVRKDFVANVSHELRTPITAIRGYAETLQGGALQDTQVAPKMVEIIHRQSERLSELVEDLLELSRLEAREMIFQRTEVPLALAVSRAAEGVRPKAEGKNQQLGLHVPPELVAMGDGRAIEQVLLNLLDNAVKYTPAGGRVDVDGAYEGGRCVVRVRDTGVGIESKHLSRIFERFYRVDKGRSRDMGGTGLGLSIVKHLMGAMDGEVKVESQPNAGSTFVIFLPSAAGSTAATG